The following are encoded in a window of Sutcliffiella horikoshii genomic DNA:
- a CDS encoding SDR family NAD(P)-dependent oxidoreductase, protein MKKAMVIGASGGMGYALVMELVSRGVEVVVFARGKERLGELFGREEKVTIIAGDASEKKQVSLAANGVDVIFHAMNLPYEEWKGKLLPVTQNIIEAAIENGAKLAVVDNIYAYGKSGGSRLKECMEKKPHTKKGKLRKEMGEMIQQANIPTLICHFPDFYGPNATNTYIHFTLEQLLKKKKGGFVGPNHIEREFIFTKDGARVMVELALREDAYGHNWNIPAVSTITARDFEKIIKEQLGKDKQLYYITKPMFALFALVAGKGMREAVEMQYINAEPTILSGEKLTRFLGEWNSTPYEKGIEETIGYMKNQI, encoded by the coding sequence ATGAAAAAAGCAATGGTAATTGGAGCTTCAGGCGGGATGGGGTACGCACTCGTGATGGAACTTGTTAGTCGTGGAGTGGAAGTGGTGGTTTTTGCCAGAGGAAAAGAGAGACTCGGGGAGCTTTTTGGCAGAGAAGAAAAAGTGACGATCATAGCTGGAGACGCTAGTGAAAAGAAACAAGTTTCCCTTGCTGCCAATGGAGTGGATGTGATCTTTCATGCAATGAACCTTCCATATGAAGAATGGAAGGGAAAACTTTTGCCAGTCACCCAAAACATCATAGAAGCAGCAATAGAGAACGGTGCAAAGCTTGCGGTGGTGGATAATATCTATGCATATGGTAAAAGCGGTGGGAGTCGGCTGAAAGAGTGTATGGAGAAAAAACCGCATACCAAAAAAGGGAAGCTTCGAAAGGAAATGGGGGAAATGATTCAACAGGCCAACATTCCGACTTTGATCTGCCACTTTCCAGACTTCTACGGACCAAATGCAACGAATACCTATATTCACTTTACCCTTGAACAACTTTTGAAAAAGAAGAAGGGTGGTTTTGTAGGACCAAATCATATTGAAAGAGAATTTATTTTTACAAAAGATGGGGCAAGGGTGATGGTGGAATTAGCTTTAAGAGAGGATGCCTATGGACACAATTGGAATATCCCTGCTGTGTCGACCATTACAGCGAGGGATTTCGAAAAGATAATAAAAGAGCAACTAGGAAAAGATAAGCAGCTTTACTACATCACCAAACCGATGTTTGCGCTTTTTGCCCTTGTTGCTGGAAAAGGGATGCGTGAGGCAGTGGAAATGCAGTATATCAATGCCGAGCCTACCATTCTATCAGGGGAAAAGCTAACAAGGTTTTTAGGAGAATGGAACAGTACTCCATATGAAAAAGGTATAGAAGAAACCATAGGGTATATGAAGAACCAAATATAA
- a CDS encoding Uma2 family endonuclease, with protein MINRGDQMSLSKESFTSLEKYYEIRESSDHLYEYIDGSIFMSPSPSTKHQRISGRLLVKISNYLTQKNDNCEVLAAPNDIELSKEGMEETNIVIPDLAVMCDKSGFTDTKYVGVPDMIVEILSPSNQSHDLITKLNLHMKYGVKEYWIINPMLNSITIYSLNKEEVYEQHAIKTDLGTITSKLLNGFHLELEHIFK; from the coding sequence ATGATAAACAGAGGTGATCAAATGTCACTATCAAAAGAGTCATTTACCTCCCTAGAAAAATATTATGAAATCCGCGAATCAAGTGACCATCTGTACGAGTATATTGATGGCTCTATCTTTATGTCTCCATCTCCGTCCACCAAACATCAACGAATATCAGGCCGGCTTTTGGTAAAAATAAGCAATTACCTCACCCAAAAGAATGACAACTGTGAAGTGCTTGCCGCTCCAAATGATATTGAACTTTCCAAAGAAGGCATGGAAGAGACTAATATAGTCATTCCCGACCTGGCTGTAATGTGTGATAAAAGTGGATTCACGGATACCAAATACGTTGGCGTACCCGATATGATTGTTGAAATTTTAAGTCCATCCAATCAATCTCATGATCTTATCACAAAGCTAAATCTTCACATGAAATACGGGGTCAAAGAATATTGGATCATAAACCCAATGCTGAACTCCATCACAATCTACTCCCTTAACAAAGAGGAAGTATACGAACAACATGCTATAAAAACAGATCTAGGGACAATTACCTCAAAGCTTTTAAATGGGTTTCACCTTGAACTAGAACATATTTTCAAATAA
- a CDS encoding ABC transporter ATP-binding protein, whose protein sequence is MEPAKNKNLKKFISLIMSTNIPKVALTLGLIGSLITTMVGLTIPLLTQQLVDGFSMESLSVGLIVAIAAVFIVRAVIDGLSTYSLAYVGQSIVAGLRERMWFKLIRLPVSYFDKKTSGESVSRVVNDTGIVKDLISQHFPQFITGIITIIGAVTILFIMDWKMTLLMLISVPVTTLVMIPLGTKMAKISRGMQDETANFTGSVQQTLSEIRLMKASNAETAEEAKGQSGIRTLLTFGLREARIFAIIGPLMYMVVMLVIVVIIGYGGIRVAEGTMTTGALVAFLLYLFQIIFPITSFTMFFTQLQKAKGATERIIDILEIEDEPGQEGLAADITNQPVFVKGLSFGYNEDEPILRNVSFDVEPGMMVAFAGPSGGGKSTLFGLLERFYEPTDGEIFVGALPIRSLSMKAWRQQIGYVSQDSPMMAGTIRDNLTYGLENKESLTDDRLWEVAKMAYADQFIQEFPKGLDTEVGERGVMLSGGQRQRIAIARAFLRDPKILMMDEATASLDSQSEGIVQQALTRLMEGRTTFVIAHRLSTIVNADKIIFIEKGEITGMGTHQELVESHKLYREFAEQQLT, encoded by the coding sequence ATGGAACCAGCAAAAAATAAGAATCTGAAGAAATTCATCTCTCTCATCATGTCAACCAACATTCCCAAGGTTGCATTGACACTAGGGTTAATCGGCAGCCTTATCACCACAATGGTTGGATTAACCATCCCATTGCTCACTCAGCAACTTGTCGATGGTTTTTCCATGGAATCGCTCAGTGTTGGACTGATTGTTGCCATTGCGGCTGTCTTTATTGTCCGAGCCGTTATTGACGGACTTTCCACCTACTCCCTCGCCTATGTCGGCCAAAGCATCGTTGCCGGCCTACGCGAGAGAATGTGGTTCAAATTGATCCGCCTTCCTGTCAGTTATTTTGATAAAAAAACAAGTGGCGAATCGGTCAGCCGTGTGGTCAATGACACCGGGATTGTGAAAGATTTAATCTCCCAACACTTCCCCCAGTTCATCACAGGGATCATCACTATCATCGGGGCTGTCACGATCCTCTTTATCATGGATTGGAAAATGACCTTGCTTATGCTGATATCTGTTCCAGTCACGACGCTTGTCATGATTCCACTTGGTACAAAAATGGCGAAAATCTCCCGTGGCATGCAAGATGAAACGGCCAATTTTACCGGCAGTGTCCAGCAGACTTTAAGTGAGATCCGACTAATGAAAGCATCCAACGCGGAAACGGCAGAGGAAGCAAAGGGGCAGTCAGGTATTCGTACACTACTGACATTTGGTTTGAGGGAAGCTCGAATCTTTGCCATTATCGGACCGCTTATGTATATGGTCGTCATGCTTGTCATCGTTGTGATCATCGGCTACGGCGGAATTCGTGTTGCAGAAGGAACGATGACAACCGGTGCGCTGGTTGCATTCCTACTTTACCTGTTTCAAATTATCTTTCCGATTACATCCTTTACAATGTTTTTTACACAGTTACAGAAGGCTAAAGGGGCGACAGAACGAATCATTGATATTCTGGAAATTGAGGACGAGCCAGGACAAGAGGGATTGGCTGCGGATATTACCAATCAACCTGTTTTCGTTAAAGGTTTATCCTTTGGTTATAACGAAGACGAGCCGATTTTGCGCAATGTTTCCTTTGATGTCGAACCTGGCATGATGGTGGCTTTTGCAGGACCGAGCGGTGGCGGAAAGAGTACGCTTTTCGGATTGCTTGAACGTTTTTATGAGCCAACAGACGGAGAAATTTTTGTTGGGGCTTTGCCAATCCGCTCATTATCTATGAAAGCGTGGCGCCAGCAGATTGGTTATGTCTCTCAAGACAGCCCGATGATGGCTGGAACCATTCGGGATAATTTAACTTATGGGCTGGAAAATAAAGAATCTTTGACAGATGATCGCTTATGGGAAGTCGCCAAAATGGCTTATGCCGATCAGTTCATTCAAGAGTTCCCAAAAGGACTTGATACGGAGGTTGGTGAACGCGGAGTTATGCTATCAGGCGGGCAGCGCCAACGCATCGCGATTGCCCGTGCCTTTTTGCGAGATCCAAAAATCTTAATGATGGACGAAGCAACGGCAAGTCTGGATAGTCAATCTGAAGGAATAGTCCAGCAGGCGTTGACAAGGCTGATGGAAGGCCGAACAACATTTGTGATCGCCCATAGATTGTCTACGATTGTGAATGCGGATAAGATTATTTTTATTGAAAAAGGTGAGATCACTGGGATGGGGACTCATCAGGAGTTAGTGGAGTCGCATAAGTTGTATCGTGAGTTCGCGGAGCAACAGCTTACTTAA
- a CDS encoding TetR/AcrR family transcriptional regulator, with protein sequence MSPRKAVTNELTQSMVMDAARELFRKKGYQQVSMRQIATALGYSHGAIYYHFKNKAELFYAMIETDFKELDQWLDNVMMQDLDNRTKLKQVLLEFIRFGLTHKSQYEMMFLLSDEEVKSYVNKGPNDSYEKFAKAIMELSNQSISIQHAWSIFLSLHGFVSHYCRCDADYDEVKGLAESHVNFILTALG encoded by the coding sequence ATGTCACCTAGAAAAGCGGTAACAAATGAATTAACACAAAGTATGGTAATGGACGCGGCCCGCGAGTTGTTCCGAAAGAAAGGGTATCAGCAGGTTTCTATGCGGCAGATAGCAACAGCGTTAGGGTATAGTCATGGTGCCATTTATTATCATTTCAAAAATAAAGCAGAACTTTTTTATGCCATGATTGAAACGGATTTTAAAGAGCTAGATCAATGGCTGGACAATGTGATGATGCAGGACCTTGATAACAGAACGAAATTAAAGCAAGTTTTGCTTGAATTCATCCGATTTGGCCTCACGCACAAAAGCCAATATGAGATGATGTTTTTGTTGTCAGATGAAGAAGTAAAAAGCTATGTAAATAAAGGTCCGAATGATTCTTATGAGAAGTTTGCTAAAGCCATAATGGAGTTGAGCAATCAATCTATAAGCATCCAACATGCATGGTCCATTTTCCTCTCGTTGCACGGTTTCGTCAGTCATTACTGTCGGTGTGATGCAGACTATGATGAAGTAAAAGGGTTAGCAGAATCACATGTGAATTTTATCCTAACAGCTTTAGGGTAA